In Drosophila miranda strain MSH22 chromosome XR, D.miranda_PacBio2.1, whole genome shotgun sequence, the genomic window CATGGCTGCCAAAAACTAAGCGACTGTTTAGTTGTTTCCCCTCCTCCCTCCCCCCTACAGTCTCTCTCTGTGTTTCTGCAAAGTTGTGTAAAGTTTTTGTTGCAACAAAGTTTTTGTTATGCTTCCTCCTCGCTgccatcatcgtcatcatcatggTATGGTTGTTGGATCTGTTGTACTTGTTGTACTTTCTAGCAATTTTTTCACAGTTGAATTCACAGAAATTTGTCACGTTTGTTATTTTTGCGAGACGAGTTTCGGTTGTATTTACCCAACTGATTTTGATAACATTCGTGCCACATAGGAAACCCATTTCGAGCCAACTCTTTGCCCCGTGCGACGACAGATGGGAGACGGGCCACGGGCCACGGGCCACGCCCCGTGAGCCAATGCGCCCATAAATCGCAGACACGAGCATTTTGTCCTTTATAAAGTCTAATCCGCATTTATTTTATGCTCGGCTACAAATCGTCGCTTTAATAGTGTCACCATGAGTTATTGGAGCAGATCCTCCATATCTTGCCCCACCATATGCGTCTCTCTTTGTGCCCTCTTCCCTGCTCTTCTCAGAGGGATCTGCCCCaacaaataacaaaaataaatgcaTGCATTAGTTAATGTCCAGTCGTTGTCGCTGTCCCTGTCCCCAACCCCCGGTGCCTGCCCctcctcacacacacacacgggggCAACAACGGCAACCGTTTGAGACGCGGTTCGCAGCAGGATGCAGTTTATAAGCGAACCGAATCGAGCATCCAGTTGCTCTTGCCCCCACTTGCCCCACTTGATGCCTCTTGTTGTTGTCGTCCGTCGCCATCgccgtcgttgtcgtcgtcgtcgaaGGCGGCGGCGTCGCTTAAGCCAATTCAAAACGGTGGCCGCTGATCTCCTACTCTGCTCTGGACTCCAgctccgattccgattccgattgtGATTCCCTCCTTACCCCCCAGCAGCTTCAGGTCCAGCTTCATCTCCATCTCGATCTGGAGCTTCCAACGGTGGACGTTGCTCGCGTATTACATTTCGCGCTCGATAAATCTCCGCTGCCTGCCCGCCCGACACATATTTCATATCAACGCAGATACTCCCCAGAATAGTGGTTCAAAATATGATTGAACAATGCTGTAGAGGAATgttgaataaaataaaagtaagTTCTTTGTATATTCGATACTCGAAGGGACGATTTCTTAAGTTTCCAACAAGTAAATAAAGGGAATATGTTATAACCAAAATACTCCTCTCAGAAATTAATTCCTCTCAATCACATCTCTAATTTATTCCAGCCCGTCCCAAATTCTATAATTTTAGTTCCATACAAGATTTTTTAAATTTCCAACTCTAAAGGAACAAATTTTGGAGCTTCTGAACCTTTGAACCCAAAGAGGGTTTGGAAATTTCTTCGCATCATTGGAGAATCAGATGCACTGGTACTAACACTCCTCCGAAAAGTCCAATTCGTTCCTGTAGGTATCCCCTTTTGAAAGGGGCTTCCAATGTTCACCATATCTCATCCCACTGTGCGTAGGAACGTCGCGCGGTTGCGCATCATAAAGCAAATTTCATTTTGAATTATTTTCTTATATTTTCCTTACTTATTCCAGCGATTCTCTCTCTGGTTTTTTTTCACCCATTTTGGCCAGCTTGTTGTTGAGACGTATTGTGCTCCACAgagcggtggtggtggtggggcaCGGCTCTCTGTGCGGCAGAAAGGTGTTAATGATGATCATCATTAtagtcatcatcatcttcaggAAAAGAATCAGCAGCATATAGACTCTGTGTGCTATTGTGTGCATGTGAACAtctgtgtgtggtgtgtggtgtgtggagtgcgcgtgtgtgtgtatgtcaGCTGCCCCATTGATGGGGCAGAAACGTTCAGAACGTTCTTAAGTAAAATTTAGGAGCTTTTCGGTATCCTGTctcactgtctcctcctctggAGGACTGTGCGCACTTTAAGTTGATTTGCTGTGGCGATCATAATTCACTCGGTGCCTCGAAAGGATAGCCATAGCCCCTTGGACGCGATAACTTAGGGATTTCAATATGAACGGGTATGTCGGCATCTCATGAGTTGAAAATTGTCATAATTTATGAAATTAAACCATGAAAATATTTACTCATCAGTAGCTCAAAGGTAGAGTACCAGAATGCAGATTTCCAGGGGAGTAGCAcgagtctctctctctctctgtcttggTTGGTGCCTTCCTCATTAATTCGGAAAGTGAGGCAAAACCTCGAAGACAAAACCAATGTTGTTGCGGTGGATATGCTGCAACCACCCGAAAGTGGCTAATAAAGCAAATCTTGTTGACAATACTCGATGGTAgggactgctgctgctgctgcagcagaaCTCTGTCTGCTTTTGGCTGAGCTCTACATGGAAATTTCGCCAATTAACACCTTTTAGCATGTTGGCCAAAAGACGACAACGGCAGTGGTCgatgcagcaccagcagcagcagcagcagcagcaggaggcgacaacaacagcaacatcatCGAATGCGTTAATTAAAATTATACTAAaagcggcaacagcagcagctgctgtttctgttgcttttGCAGAACAGAGagaagaggcagcagcagcagcaccaccgcCATAAGAATGAGAAATGTGGCAACACACGAGGCGGCACACAAACATTCGCCTGTCGCTCAGctattaatatatataaaatggCAAATATACGATTAGCCAACTTTTTGCGTACCCCTGCAACATGTTGCTTCCCGACTGGGGCGCATAGTAAATATTGacaagcagcggcagcagcagcagcagcaacagcagcctgcagcagcaacagcaacatccaCCGATCCGATCCGTAGAggcgatccgatccgatccgatccagaGACTggggccagagccagagccagagcaacatGAATATCGCACCTTGTAAACTCATTTGCGCGTACGTGTTGAAACAAATGTTTGCGGGGGGTATGAgtaagtaaaataaaaaaattgcCATCCAACAAGccaaaacaacagcaacatcagTGGCAGCAGTTGGTGATTGCAGCGTGACACGAGTAGGAGATCATAAAAGCTCTCGAAGAAAGTGATTTTTATGCGTTTTTCGGACTGGCCCAGACTAGACTTTTGCCACGCTTCCATCTCAAATCAATCATAATCAACAGCAACATTTAAGGCAGTGAAAGCTATAGGTAGGAACATTGACATGAAAGATACGCCAATCATTCCAGACTGAAGGGCCCTCTTAAGCCCTTCCGTTTACTCTTTGAAGCCTTTAGGGTTCTTCTAGTCTGGTCACGCCCCCATCTTTAGTGGCACAAAACAACAGCAAACAGACCAGTGCCCGTCCCGCCGGCAACAAATGTTGCATTGGCAATTGCCATAAGTCAGACAGCGGCAGTcagcggcagaagcagcagaagcagcagcagcagcgccccAGAAgaaactgcaactgcaactgcagcgCGGTAGCAACATGGCCACGCCACAGGAGTGAATTTCATTGCATGCAGTTTATGTGCGGCCTAATGGggatgttgttgttgctgctgttgctgttgccccTCCTGGcgatggtgatggtgatgggaAGCCACCAGCAACACGTCCATCTTCATCATGGACAACGGGTGAGCTCTGCTCTCCTGGCTTCTGGCTTCTGTCTCCAGGTTGCTGCTTCCTCGTTTGCCCTGCTGTGCACTTGGCGTTtgtctggtttttttttcggcACCATGACACCAGCAGAGCAGCCCACAATCCCCGCCCCCCCCCGACCCCCACTGTCCACCGATCCCCTCCACCTTTATGcaaatgctgctgctgcgtctgccactgccactgcttccACTGTatccactgctgctgctgctgctgcgtgtCAATGCAAACTTTGCTGACTTGCATGCGAATGTTGCCTGCACAAACATTGAGGTGTACTGCCAAAGTTGTCGTCATACTCGTAGTCGGAGGAGTCGCCGTTgtcgtccatgtccatgttgTTTCTGTTGGTCTTGTCTTGTGCTGTTTgtgttgcagcagcagcagaagcacaagcagcagcatcagcggTTGTGGCAGCCACCGCCTGGCTTGTTGGCCTGTGCGACCACAGCTGGGTGTCCTGGACGCTGCCGCGTACTGTTAAGCAAACTCTGAGGCAAAGGGCAAGGGATTCTGCAATGGAAATTGGACTTGGCCCATGGCCATGGCCCAGAGGATTGAACAGAAGCCCCAGTGTGCGTATCAGTGCTGTTACCGAAAATGTTGAAAGATaaagttaaataaataaagctGTTATAGGAATGGAGATAGCACCTACAGGGAGAGCCCTCTTGGGCGGATTTCTATGAGAAAAAAACATAGATTGTTATCGTATGAGACCATCTGCCAAAGGATCTTTTTATATCACCGAATTCTTCCCAAAGCTCAGCCTCAGCTTAGCATTTTTCTGGCCATTCTCCGTCAGCTCTTTTTGGCTATAAATTAACAGCACTGATGTGCGTAAGTTGTCGATGCCTCGAATACCTCTTCCCTAGCCCCCAGCCCCCCATTTGGTGTTACATTTTTACGTGCTCCAACGCCCAATGATGGCACACAGAgcgctgctgctccttctgctgctgctgatgaagAGAGTGAGGAAGCTGGACAGTTGACCACCGGCCAACGCCTACGCAGGCAGGCAGTCGGAATGGGAATCGGAATCTGCGGGGCACTGCAGCATGATAAATGTCCGATCCCCTGCCTAGGTGTAGCACGGCTCTCTGTGTACGTGCCTGACAGGCAGGAGACAGGGGCCTTCCCAAAGAGGGCTCCGCTTACCCAagaatgtatctgtatctcagGCTGAGCATAACTTTGGGTTACCTTATGGAGTACCTTGTGCCTTGTGCCTTGTGTGCTGTGCCCCTCAAGTGAGACGCCTCTGACTGGCAGAAATAGAACGTGTGCCAGCGCGAGTCATGTGGTGAGGATTTTGGCACCGAGCTTTTTGCGCCCCCccaaaatcaattaaaatgcCAAGCGGCATGAGTCACACGGCACGCACACAGCCGGAGCAGACCCGGAGACCCATCAGCGCTGAGGTTGGTCCTCAGAAAGTGTTGAAAGCCCTGGCAGAAGGCTGGCCACCTTTTGTTTGGGACCTCCTCAAAGGCTGATCTGACGATGACGACCATGACGACGACGCTGATGAtgcagatggagatggagattgAGATGGACCTGGCGATGATGGGCCAATAGCCAGAAATTACAAAGCTTATTGCATGGGGGGCATGCAACGAGCGTTGAGTTGTGTTGTCAGTTGCATATGGTACGAGTATAAAAATTTGCATACCCAATCATCGAGAGGCAATCCTCACACTTGACCCCGTTTCTTGACTCCAACTCCGGCACGTTCTGTAATCGATCATCAATGCTTAAAGTGGCCgaagccgccgccgccgctgttCATCaaagatatacatatgtatatccaaGATCCAAGATCGGAGACCAACAAAGCGCATACCACAGATATCAATTAATTTCAGCGGGCCAGGCCATGCCAGGCCGGGCCAGGCCGGGCCAGGCCGGGCCAGGGCACCGCGTGAAGCGCGGACGTGAAAAGGCCAACAAAATCGTAATAAGTCAATGCCTCTGATGGACACTGAGACTGAGATCGAAGTTCTGGAACTTGAGACCTTTTTCACTGCCTATTGATAAACACACAAATAATTTTGTAGCAGGATGGGGACTCTGTCTCttgtgtctctctctatctctatctctcacTCTGCGAGGCGAGTCACAATCATCATCAATCGGTTAAGAAAATATTTAACAAGTGTTTGAATGATTTTGAAAAATGATGTGCAGCATGTGCAGGAACAGCACCAGCGACAGCAACAGGCCAACAGACCAACAGACCAACAGGCAACAGCTTCAGCCTCGAGACCAAAGTCGTCTACAAATTATTGCACGCGATCGCTCATTTCCAGCAGAAATAACACAAACacggcagcagcaccagcaacagcaagagCAACCAGAACCAACAGCACAACAGGCCGACCGGACGAGGTACCAGGAGAGGGCCCGAACAGGCAGGCCCGCGGAGCAGGCAGGCCAAAACTCGAGTTGCCAGTTTCCAATCTTGAATGCGATGTAGATATAGCAAATAAGATATGGCTGGGGCATGTCATGAGGCTCGCGACTGTGAAAACATCTCAATGGCAAAAGTATCACATCATTCATAATTTCATTGCCGTAGAGAAGAGCATGGGATCTCGTACTCGTATCATGGGGATCAAGATCGAGGGCACGGCAGGGCAGGGCAACAGAGGCAACAGGGGCACCACTGGGAATTGAGTTGTTGTACGTTGCTTGCCACGAAAATCTCTCGCTTCAAGTGTTGAATGTTTGCTCAAATAACAACgaaaacaacaacatcagATACAGCAACCAGGCAACAGATCTCAAGATCTTAGAtctcgctctctgtctctctctctctctctctctctctatcggTCTCTCGGGAGATCTCTTGGGGGCGCGGTGAAATTTGACAAATGAACCGAGGAGCCGAGAAGCCGGAgcccgaacccgaacccgaaaAAAAAACGTATACGATATGTATAATACTGATAGCAACCGTGTTTTCAAGTCTGTAGCCCGGAGTGATCATTATTAATGATGACGATTTGTTGATATTTTTGTAACGTACTGTGGAAAGCCCTCCTCCGTCTGCAATGCGATCGCACAATTATAAACCAACAACAGAAATTACAAACAAGTGCAGTCCCCTGCAGACCAGACCCTGTTGCCTGCTGCCTGTTGTTGTCCTCTCAAAATGTCCAAGTCatggccaccaccaccacccgcCCTCTCACATTCTCAATCGAATGCCCCTTTTCGAATCTCTCAATCTTCTTCGATCCCAATAAGCATGATCATCATGATGATCTTCCACACAAATTGCTTTATCCgaacagctgctgctgctgctgctggtgcaggCAGGAAATCTTTGCATAATCTAGGCTTATAATTCAATTAATACTCGCACTCGTCCCTCTCTGTGCACTTAACGCCCAAACTTGAAGTGCAACACTAGAATCCAACCACATGACTGGCAACATGAGTGTCCGATCGTCCGAAGTGCTGCAGATGGGAGATGGGATGACGGCCAAGATCGTCGTCACACTGTCTGCTGCAGATGCTTTAGTTGATCCATCGGTGAATGGGCACAGGTACAGGTACGGGTACAGGTTGATGATGGAGCTGCACCGGAAATCGATTTCGAGTGTTGCCCAAAGAGATCGGTCGGCATTAGCATTAGCAAATGATATTGCTGATGGGAGTGATAGAAATTAAGGCATTAGCAGGCGATTTCTATGGAAAGTGTTAGGGAAAGTGAAAGATGTTCTATCTGAAACATTCCCCAGAATGCAACCGATCTTTTAATTATGTTTGTGTTTGACCGCCAACCAATCCCAGTTTCATATATAAAAATCACATCATGGTTTCTTTAAAAAAATGCTTTTTGCTTTCTATTCTTTCTTTTTAATTGATTTCGGTTCATCATTAATTGTATTTCTTTATAATTTGTGTTAACTAaatgttaatatttttgttttagttttcttttcttttcatttcgtATCCATTGCGGCTATCATTACTATTTACAAATGCCTGGACAGCTACGACAAAGGATACatctatatatatttatatcgATTTTTATACATttaaaaaacaagaaaataaacaataaCAACGTTTCTCATGGTAGGTATACGATATTGATAGGATaggcatacaaaaaaaaaaaatatattttacagGAGCCTTGGCAAGCAGGATATCAATATTAcaatctaaaaaaaaaaatattatatgTAGATCCATTTACGAGGGGCAAAACACTTAGCGACTATCGAATATTAaactaaattaaatttaaatttcatttaaattaaattaactAAACTGCAGCTTCTTACACTACAATGCAGGAAtgcttgtttgtttgtttgtttgtttgtctttctgtttgtttgcttgtttgtttgttggtttGTTGTGTGGGTTCTCATGAGATTGCTGGTTCGATGCTGAATGGATGCTCAAAGCCTAACTGGGAATGCGCTATGGTatcgtgtttttttttagctGGGATCTTTTCATTTCATATGCAAGCTTCACATATAATTTTGACTAGGAAAGGACGTTTAGTGTTTTCATTCGTTTTTGATGGTGTGCTTTGAGGGGGTGTGTATGCTTTAGATACTTCGAGGAGGAGTGCCCCCGCTAGCGATGGGCTCGTGCTGGCGAGGACTGCTCTAGTCACACCTCGCTGGGCATGCAATGCACACTCGAGTCCTGCGACATCTCATCCATGGAGGATTCTACAAAGAAATATTAGGAAGATTAGGAAGGCTTCTTACGTGTCGAATAGTTTAAGGAAGGTAAGGAAATGATCGAAACCAGTTCAGACCGTTAACTACTGCCACTACTGCCTTACCGTGCGTCGGGTATAGACCCGCTTTAGAGCCGTTCATATGCATTGGATTCTGTGCGTTATTCTGAAATGAATACGTTAACTGCAGGTTAATATGACGCGCAAATGAGCTTCCTTCCGGTTCGCGTACTGCAATCAAAAATCGTTTGTTGaaaggagaaaaaaaaacagaagaaattgTGAATACTGGTGTTAGCATCTTATACTCTTTTCTTGGATGTGTGTATTTTGTCTGTACTTCAAGTGTCTGTCTCTCTTAGATATGTGTGCTACTGTACGGGATACAGGGCAGGATACAGGATACAGGATGGTGGTTTCTAGTACTACTATGGTCTCTTGGAGGGGTGTGGGTTGGGGGTCTTGGGGGAGAGCATGCTGCACTAATCCACTACTTACTTTTATTCTTACCAGCATGTATGTGTTTTTTCTGACGCGCACGCGAATTCTGGAACCACACTTGCGTCACACGCTTGCTCAGACCGGTCACCGATGCAATGCGCTCCAAATCCTGGCCATCCGGATTACTGTCAATCTGGAAGTTGGCCTGCAGCACTTGCAATTGCTCCTCGGTGAAGGTGGTGCGCACACGTTTCGTTTTACTCTTGTGATAGCCATCACCGTCACAGCCTTCTACAAGAAAAAGAGTAAAGAAAAAATGAGAATTCGAATGAGAAtaagaatcagaatcagactcAGACTCAGACTCAGAAACAGAATCATAAATGGGTATCGTAGGGCAAACGACTTATTGCCACTGGACTTAGGGTCTAAAAGCATTTTGACATCCAACCAAATTGAAAATGTCAAAAAGTGTTTATAGTTTATAGTACTTTACAGACGGACCATCTTGGTGGTCTCTCCGTGAAGAGAGTATTgagtgggggaggggggaacGACATTCTCAAGCCGATCACGTCGcctcagagccagagccagagccagagtcagACCTGACCTGAGACCTGAGATGAAGAGTTTGTGTTTTACGAGTGTGACACGATTTCATCAGGGAAGAAGGTCGGTCCAGGTctggtcttggtcttggttTTGGTCTTGGTCTTGCTACTGGTCTGGCGACCGACTGGCGCTAAGTTCTTCCTCTGTTTCTCTGTTTTCACTGTATTTAAAACAGTGAAGCGTTCCAAATTGGCAACCGATTCGGCCACTGAAGCGTGCATCATGTTTTCGACTTGTTTTTTTCGTTGATGTTTTATGCTCTTTAAGAGTTCTGTTTGGTTTGGTCTGGTTTCATTTTGTTTCTGATTTTCAATTCGCTTACCGTCACTTGAGGTGGTGCCACCCTCGACCGTTTCCAGATAATGAGCCTTGCAAAGCACCCGGTCATCCATGAGGGCAAACTGTTCCCCGGTGGACAACTGGCGTCCGCACTGATCGCAGGCAAAGCAGGCCAGATGAAAGACCAAATCCCTGGCACGTCTCACCCAGTCCGAGGCGGAGATGCCGCGACAGCATTTCGAGCATTTGGCGCCAAAATTTCTGCAATTAAAAAAGGCGAGAGCGGATATTGTAATCAGTTTTGCTATAGCCCATAGCCTATATATGTACATCGTACGAGTATTCCTTGGAATATTGGATTGATTTTCCAAGCGGAAGTAGTGGGGTCTGCCtctgctctcactctctcgctctctccagCGTTTTTCCAAATGAGTTGGCAACTTTTGGTAGCTTATTGTTAGCCTTTAAGCTTATTTTTACAACAGCCCCCAACAATGTATGGGGTATGTGTATGGAGCATGACTCGGACGTGAGTTtgtggacctggacctggctTTGAGTTGGGTTTGGagctggagatggagctggagc contains:
- the LOC108153504 gene encoding LIM/homeobox protein Awh isoform X1, translating into MKTELRSCAACGEPISDRFFLEVGGCSWHAHCLRCCMCMCPLDRQQSCFIRERQVYCKADYSKNFGAKCSKCCRGISASDWVRRARDLVFHLACFACDQCGRQLSTGEQFALMDDRVLCKAHYLETVEGGTTSSDEGCDGDGYHKSKTKRVRTTFTEEQLQVLQANFQIDSNPDGQDLERIASVTGLSKRVTQVWFQNSRARQKKHIHAGKNKIREPEGSSFARHINLQLTYSFQNNAQNPMHMNGSKAGLYPTHESSMDEMSQDSSVHCMPSEV
- the LOC108153504 gene encoding LIM/homeobox protein Awh isoform X2; protein product: MKTELRSCAACGEPISDRFFLEVGGCSWHAHCLRCCMCMCPLDRQQSCFIRERQVYCKADYSKNFGAKCSKCCRGISASDWVRRARDLVFHLACFACDQCGRQLSTGEQFALMDDRVLCKAHYLETVEGGTTSSDEGCDGDGYHKSKTKRVRTTFTEEQLQVLQANFQIDSNPDGQDLERIASVTGLSKRVTQVWFQNSRARQKKHIHAVREPEGSSFARHINLQLTYSFQNNAQNPMHMNGSKAGLYPTHESSMDEMSQDSSVHCMPSEV
- the LOC108153504 gene encoding LIM/homeobox protein Awh isoform X3, which codes for MKTELRSCAACGEPISDRFFLEVGGCSWHAHCLRCCMCMCPLDRQQSCFIRERQVYCKADYSKNFGAKCSKCCRGISASDWVRRARDLVFHLACFACDQCGRQLSTGEQFALMDDRVLCKAHYLETVEGGTTSSDEGCDGDGYHKSKTKRVRTTFTEEQLQVLQANFQIDSNPDGQDLERIASVTGLSKRVTQVWFQNSRARQKKHIHAE